From a single Lacerta agilis isolate rLacAgi1 chromosome 3, rLacAgi1.pri, whole genome shotgun sequence genomic region:
- the HECA gene encoding headcase protein homolog: MPNQKSSKGKKNKRANSSGDEQENGALAAAGAAGGGAALAAVVAAGGASGPAAAAGSAGGSGGAAAAVGSAPGDSKNEAACATPLICSFGRPVDLEKDDYQKVVCNNEHCPYSTWMHLQCFYEWESSILAQFNCIGRARSWNEKQCRQNMWTKKGYDLAFRFCSCRCGQGHLKKDTDWYQVKRMQDEKKKKSVSEKSTGRSTSESSEDVKKCRPANKPQKGLNHDIQRRHSMDRQNSQEKGTASSSYPVRSPCGSPGQSPPAGYSVLAPTHFSGPRSSRYLGEFLKNAIHLEPHRKNMANSGMFRNAHFDYGASGLQAHRSGHFDAPVQFLRRLDLSELLAHIPRHKLNTFHVRMEDDAQVGQGEDLRKFILAALSASHRNVVNCALCHRALPVFEQFPLVDGTLFLSPSRHDEIEYDVPCHLQGRLMHLYAVCVDCLEGVHKIICIKCKSRWDGSWHQLGTMYTYDILAASPCCQARLNCKHCGKPVIDVRIGMQYFSEYSNVQQCPHCGNLDYHFVKPFSSFKVLEAY; this comes from the exons ATGCCGAACCAGAAGAGTAGCAAGGGCAAGAAGAACAAGCGCGCCAACAGCAGCGGGGACGAGCAGGAAAATGGAGCcctggcggcggcgggggcggcgggcggcggaGCAGCGCTGGCCGCCGTGGTGGCGGCGGGGGGAGCCAGcgggccggcggcggcggcggggagcgCCGGAGGCTCCGGAGGAGCGGCGGCCGCCGTGGGCTCGGCGCCGGGAGACTCCAAGAACG AAGCTGCTTGTGCTACACCACTGATATGTAGCTTTGGACGGCCTGTTGACCTCGAAAAAGACGACTACCAGAAAGTGGTATGCAACAATGAACATTGTCCCTACAGCACTTGGATGCATCTTCAGTGTTTTTATGAATGGGAGAGCAGCATTCTGGCCCAGTTCAATTGCATCGGGAGAGCAAGGAGTTGGAATGAGAAGCAGTGTCGACAAAACATGTGGACCAAGAAGGGATATGATCTCGCCTTTCGTTTTTGCTCTTGCCGGTGTGGACAAGGCCACTTAAAGAAAGACACTGATTGGTACCAAGTAAAACGGATGCAagacgagaagaagaagaagtctgtgTCCGAAAAGAGCACTGGGAGGTCAACCTCGGAGTCCTCGGAAGATGTTAAGAAGTGCAGACCTGCCAACAAACCGCAGAAAGGTTTAAACCACGATATCCAGCGGCGGCATTCAATGGATCGGCAGAACTCTCAGGAGAAAGGCACCGCTAGCAGTAGCTACCCAGTCCGTTCTCCCTGTGGTTCTCCAGGCCAGTCCCCTCCCGCCGGCTACTCTGTCCTTGCCCCCACACATTTCAGTGGGCCTCGCTCTTCACGATACTTAGGAGAATTTCTGAAGAACGCGATTCATCTAGAACCTCACAGGAAGAACATGGCCAATAGCGGCATGTTCCGGAATGCCCACTTCGATTATGGGGCATCTGGGCTACAAGCACATAGGTCGGGACATTTTGATGCCCCTGTCCAGTTTTTGAGGAGGCTTGACCTATCTGAACTTCTTGCTCACATCCCCCGGCATAAATTGAACACTTTCCATGTTCGGATGGAAGATGATGCCCAGGTTGGTCAAGGAGAAGATCTACGGAAATTCATTCTTGCAGCGCTCAGTGCCAGTCACCGGAATGTTGTCAACTGTGCATTATGCCACAGGGCACTGCCAGTATTTGAACAGTTTCCTTTGGTGGACGGAACCCTGTTTCTTAGCCCATCAAGACATGATGAAATTGAATATGATGTTCCCTGTCACCTTCAAG GAAGGCTAATGCACCTCTATGCTGTTTGTGTAGACTGTTTAGAAGGAGTTCACAAAATTATCTGCATAAAGTGCAAGTCCCGGTGGGATGGAAGCTGGCATCAACTGGGAACCATGTACACGTATGATATTCTAGCAGCGTCTCCCTGTTGTCAG GCACGACTGAACTGTAAACACTGTGGGAAACCTGTTATAGATGTACGTATTGGAATGCAGTATTTCTCTGAATACAGCAATGTTCAGCAGTGCCCACACTGCGGAAACTTGGACTACCATTTTGTGAAGCCATTTTCATCGTTTAAAGTTCTGGAGGCTTATTGA